The proteins below come from a single Arthrobacter sp. zg-Y1171 genomic window:
- a CDS encoding DUF2804 domain-containing protein — MDEITAPVDLGSPAGVLNPAAVGFARRALHRPVVPSGAKGGWRTKRWEYWGILTPELAVGLTIAHLDYASTLQLYVFERGTGRETSLEPLKILPSYADVSLPDTLPPLTAFGAFGGAGLRFHDADGGTRLQASSPRITADLFAEADGDVLGVVVPWSASRYQYTLKDVARRVSGTVTVDGREYPVGGEDSFAVLDRGRGRWPYSQRWNWGVGSGTVDGTRLGLQVGGKWTANTPATENALIVDGQLHHYDGELEFEYDLADPASTWRVHGPWIDATLTPFHRRTAATNAVVISARTWQAFGTWTGAARTPDGTEYSLDGLGGWIEEARNRW; from the coding sequence ATGGATGAAATCACCGCCCCCGTTGACCTCGGCTCACCTGCCGGGGTGCTCAATCCGGCCGCCGTGGGCTTTGCCCGCCGCGCCCTGCACCGTCCCGTGGTCCCCTCCGGCGCCAAAGGCGGCTGGCGGACCAAGCGCTGGGAGTACTGGGGCATCCTCACGCCCGAGCTTGCCGTCGGCCTGACCATTGCCCACCTGGATTACGCCTCCACCCTGCAGCTCTACGTGTTCGAACGCGGCACGGGCCGGGAGACCAGCCTGGAGCCGCTGAAGATCCTGCCCTCCTACGCGGACGTCTCCCTGCCGGATACGCTGCCTCCGCTCACTGCCTTCGGCGCCTTTGGCGGTGCCGGCCTGCGTTTCCACGATGCCGACGGCGGCACCCGCCTGCAGGCCTCGTCGCCGCGGATCACCGCGGACCTGTTCGCCGAAGCGGACGGGGATGTCCTCGGCGTGGTGGTGCCGTGGTCAGCAAGCCGTTACCAGTACACGCTGAAGGACGTAGCCCGCCGGGTTTCGGGCACCGTCACCGTGGACGGGCGCGAGTATCCGGTCGGCGGAGAAGATTCGTTTGCCGTGCTGGACCGCGGCCGCGGACGCTGGCCGTACTCGCAGCGCTGGAACTGGGGGGTCGGCTCGGGCACGGTGGACGGTACCCGGCTGGGACTGCAGGTCGGCGGGAAGTGGACCGCCAACACGCCGGCCACGGAGAACGCCCTGATCGTGGACGGGCAGCTGCACCATTACGACGGCGAACTGGAGTTCGAGTACGACCTCGCCGATCCGGCGTCGACCTGGCGGGTGCATGGACCGTGGATCGACGCCACCCTCACCCCGTTCCACCGTCGCACCGCGGCAACGAACGCCGTCGTGATCAGCGCCCGGACCTGGCAGGCCTTCGGCACGTGGACCGGCGCTGCGCGCACCCCGGACGGCACGGAGTATTCCCTGGACGGGCTTGGCGGCTGGATCGAGGAGGCCCGGAACCGCTGGTAG
- a CDS encoding NAD(P)-dependent alcohol dehydrogenase, with the protein MTSTATAAVLRGTNRPFELAEVTLDDPRPDEVLVRVVASGVCGTDLGVQAGHIPFPLPGVLGHEGAGVVEAVGSAVTSVQPGDHVLLTFTSCGVCRNCRSAHPAYCVEFLSRNLLGGERADGSSTLSENGTDLHGHFFAQSSFSNLVLADERGVTKVDPAADLSLLAPLGCGIQTGAGAVLNVLKPEPGSVLAVFGAGPVGLAAVMAAALSPATRIIVMDLVDSRLELARELGATDVVNSGNTDAVQALMELTGGQGVTHALETTGSVKVAETAASVLAPLGKLGLIGAPAAGSTMSLDVNFMLNGRQILGITEGDSNPQLFLPALVDLVQQGRFPLEKMITRYSFRDINEAAAAAKSGSVLKPVLHFEDLV; encoded by the coding sequence ATGACCAGCACAGCTACGGCCGCCGTCCTGCGCGGCACCAACCGGCCCTTCGAACTTGCAGAAGTGACGCTGGATGATCCCCGTCCGGACGAGGTACTGGTCCGGGTGGTGGCCAGCGGAGTCTGCGGCACCGACCTGGGTGTGCAGGCAGGCCACATTCCTTTTCCGCTGCCCGGTGTCCTTGGCCACGAAGGTGCCGGCGTGGTGGAAGCCGTGGGAAGTGCCGTGACTTCGGTGCAGCCCGGAGACCACGTCCTGCTGACCTTCACCAGCTGCGGAGTGTGCCGCAACTGCCGCAGTGCCCACCCTGCGTACTGCGTTGAATTCCTGTCCCGCAACCTCCTCGGCGGGGAACGCGCGGACGGCAGCTCCACCCTTTCGGAAAACGGCACCGACCTGCACGGGCACTTCTTCGCCCAGTCATCCTTCTCCAACCTGGTCCTGGCGGACGAACGCGGCGTAACCAAGGTGGATCCGGCCGCGGATCTATCCCTGCTGGCACCGCTGGGCTGCGGCATCCAGACCGGCGCCGGAGCCGTGCTGAACGTCCTGAAGCCCGAGCCGGGATCCGTTCTGGCCGTGTTCGGCGCCGGCCCCGTAGGCCTGGCCGCCGTAATGGCCGCCGCCCTGTCCCCGGCCACGCGCATTATCGTTATGGACCTGGTGGATTCCCGGCTGGAACTGGCCCGGGAACTGGGGGCCACCGACGTCGTGAACTCCGGGAACACCGACGCCGTCCAGGCGCTGATGGAACTGACCGGCGGCCAGGGCGTCACCCACGCCTTGGAAACCACCGGCAGCGTCAAGGTGGCGGAAACCGCCGCCTCGGTGCTGGCACCGCTGGGCAAGCTCGGACTGATCGGTGCACCCGCCGCGGGCAGCACCATGAGCCTGGACGTGAACTTCATGCTCAACGGGCGCCAGATCCTGGGAATTACCGAGGGGGATTCCAACCCGCAGCTGTTCCTGCCGGCGCTGGTGGACCTGGTGCAGCAGGGCCGGTTCCCGCTGGAAAAGATGATCACCCGGTACTCGTTCCGGGACATCAATGAGGCGGCCGCGGCAGCCAAGAGCGGAAGCGTCCTGAAACCCGTCCTCCACTTCGAGGACCTGGTCTAG
- a CDS encoding carbon-nitrogen hydrolase family protein has translation MLVSVGQFSPAGEVRENLDTMRSLAGKARAEGSELIIFPEESMFSIGKVEGSLAAAVDASWTTFVSQLSLLAAELGIAVIAGGYESSGEERPFNTLVLIDATGRIVDTYRKLHLYDAFSYAESTRIKPGDGGVKVMQVGDLRVGVMTCYDLRFPELARALADLDADLLAVPAAWFKGEHKIDHWETLLKARAIENTLWVAAAGTSSRHTVGHSVILDPMGVPQAALEEEREAVVTADVTRQRIDDVRQFLPVLKNRRFAGNARIVEAH, from the coding sequence GTGTTAGTCAGCGTCGGTCAGTTCAGCCCCGCCGGTGAGGTCCGGGAGAACCTGGACACCATGCGCTCCCTGGCCGGCAAGGCCCGCGCCGAGGGGTCCGAGCTGATCATCTTCCCCGAAGAATCCATGTTCAGCATCGGCAAGGTGGAAGGATCGCTGGCCGCCGCCGTCGACGCCTCCTGGACCACTTTCGTCTCCCAGCTGTCCCTGCTTGCCGCCGAGCTCGGGATCGCGGTGATCGCCGGCGGCTACGAGTCCAGCGGTGAGGAACGGCCCTTCAACACCCTGGTCCTCATCGATGCGACCGGACGGATTGTGGACACCTACCGCAAGCTGCACCTCTACGACGCGTTCTCCTACGCCGAATCGACCCGGATCAAACCGGGCGACGGCGGTGTGAAGGTTATGCAGGTAGGTGATCTCCGGGTGGGTGTCATGACCTGCTATGACCTGCGCTTCCCGGAACTGGCCAGGGCGCTCGCCGACTTGGACGCAGATCTGCTGGCTGTGCCGGCGGCCTGGTTCAAGGGCGAGCACAAGATCGACCACTGGGAAACCCTGCTCAAGGCCCGTGCCATCGAGAACACGCTGTGGGTTGCCGCGGCGGGAACATCCAGCCGGCATACCGTGGGCCACTCCGTCATTTTGGACCCCATGGGAGTGCCTCAGGCGGCGCTCGAGGAAGAGCGTGAGGCGGTAGTGACGGCGGACGTCACCCGTCAGCGGATCGACGACGTCCGCCAGTTCCTGCCGGTGTTGAAGAACCGCCGTTTTGCCGGAAATGCGCGGATTGTGGAGGCGCACTAG
- a CDS encoding RNA polymerase sigma factor, with protein sequence MPAPLTEQTLRDARARKPAALREIYDDFAPGILGYLRSKGCDDPEALTQEVFLTLFSKLDTLNGGLRGARTFAFSVAHARMVDDVRRREREPVMAVFDPELDRRETESAEESVLGTDAGAAALLEGLTAQQKEVLLLRVVADLSIDESAKIMGRSAGAVKQLQRRALGVLKNQLERKEVPDNERAS encoded by the coding sequence GTGCCTGCACCGCTTACCGAGCAAACGCTCCGTGATGCCCGTGCCCGAAAACCGGCGGCTTTGCGGGAAATCTACGACGACTTCGCGCCCGGCATCCTCGGCTACCTCCGCTCCAAGGGGTGCGACGACCCCGAAGCACTCACGCAGGAAGTCTTCCTGACTCTGTTCTCCAAGCTGGACACGCTTAACGGAGGCCTCCGCGGCGCTCGAACCTTCGCTTTCTCCGTTGCCCACGCCCGCATGGTGGACGACGTTCGACGGCGCGAGCGCGAGCCGGTGATGGCAGTGTTCGATCCGGAGCTGGACCGCCGTGAAACAGAATCCGCCGAGGAAAGCGTGCTCGGCACCGATGCCGGAGCCGCAGCGCTGCTGGAGGGGCTCACGGCGCAGCAAAAGGAAGTCCTGCTGCTGCGTGTGGTGGCTGATCTTTCCATTGATGAATCGGCGAAGATCATGGGACGCAGTGCCGGAGCGGTCAAGCAGCTTCAGCGCCGCGCACTGGGCGTACTCAAGAACCAACTCGAACGGAAGGAGGTACCGGACAATGAACGAGCATCCTGA
- a CDS encoding CoA-binding protein, whose product MSADTAAQRSWTGPTAPERLALLRSAESIAIVGASAKASRASYFVATYLLSSSRYRVYFVNPAAKEILGRPVYPSLADLPEVPDIVDVFRRHEDLPAVLAEARTAGAKTLWLQLGSWHEQVARDAEQSGLKVVMDRCIKIEHARFHGGLNLAGFNTGVISAKRQLTAQ is encoded by the coding sequence ATGTCCGCTGACACCGCCGCACAACGTTCCTGGACTGGACCAACGGCACCGGAACGGCTGGCGTTGCTGCGCTCGGCCGAATCCATCGCCATTGTCGGCGCGTCTGCCAAGGCCTCCCGGGCGTCCTACTTCGTTGCCACCTATCTCCTCTCCTCCTCGCGGTACCGGGTCTATTTCGTGAACCCGGCAGCGAAGGAGATCCTGGGCCGGCCGGTGTATCCCTCGCTGGCGGACCTCCCGGAGGTGCCGGACATTGTGGACGTGTTCCGCCGCCACGAGGACCTGCCCGCAGTGCTGGCCGAGGCCCGGACGGCCGGCGCGAAAACACTGTGGCTGCAACTGGGATCCTGGCACGAGCAGGTGGCCCGGGACGCCGAACAATCCGGATTAAAGGTGGTGATGGACCGCTGCATCAAGATCGAGCATGCGCGCTTCCACGGCGGCTTGAACCTGGCCGGCTTTAATACCGGGGTGATCTCCGCCAAGCGGCAGCTGACCGCGCAGTGA
- a CDS encoding O-acetylhomoserine aminocarboxypropyltransferase/cysteine synthase family protein, which yields MSEHQFGFRTRALHAGGTPDALHGARAVPIYQSTSFVFKDTDDAANLFSLQKYGSIYSRIGNPTVAAFEERIASLEGGIGAVATASGMSAEFITFAALCSAGDHIVASAQLYGGTFTQLDVTLRRFGIDTTFVAGTDPADYAAAVQENTKAVYAEVVANPSGEVTDIEALARVAHDAGVPLILDATLSTPYLVQPFTHGADIVIHSATKFLGGHGTTLGGVVVESGRFDWGNGKFPAMTEPVPSYGNISWWGNFGEYGFLTKLRSEQLRDIGPSLSATSAFALLQGVETLAQRLDEHLRNAQAVAEWLDADPRVSWVSYAGLPSHPHYERARKYLPKGPGSVFSFGVRGGRAAGQAFIEALQLASHLANVGDSRTLVIHPGSTTHQQLSPEQLRSAGVPEDLIRISVGLEDLEDILWDLDQALSVACGGAGSRRVSTAAPALEEAAHVR from the coding sequence ATGAGTGAACACCAGTTCGGTTTCCGCACGCGTGCCCTGCACGCCGGCGGAACCCCCGATGCCCTGCACGGCGCGCGCGCCGTTCCCATCTACCAGTCGACCTCGTTTGTCTTCAAGGACACGGACGACGCCGCGAATCTGTTCTCGCTGCAGAAGTACGGCAGCATCTACTCACGGATCGGCAACCCCACGGTGGCGGCCTTCGAGGAACGCATCGCATCACTGGAGGGCGGAATCGGGGCGGTGGCGACGGCGTCGGGCATGTCCGCGGAATTCATCACCTTCGCCGCGCTCTGCTCCGCCGGGGACCACATCGTGGCGTCGGCCCAGCTGTACGGCGGCACCTTCACCCAGCTGGACGTGACCCTGCGCCGGTTCGGGATTGACACCACCTTTGTGGCCGGCACCGATCCGGCGGACTACGCCGCGGCCGTGCAGGAAAACACCAAGGCCGTCTACGCCGAGGTGGTGGCCAATCCCAGCGGCGAAGTGACGGACATCGAGGCACTGGCCCGGGTGGCGCACGACGCCGGGGTGCCGCTGATCCTCGACGCCACCCTCAGCACCCCCTATCTGGTCCAGCCCTTCACCCACGGCGCGGACATCGTCATCCATTCCGCCACCAAGTTCCTGGGCGGACACGGCACCACCCTGGGCGGCGTCGTGGTGGAGAGCGGCCGGTTCGACTGGGGCAACGGTAAATTCCCGGCTATGACGGAACCGGTACCCAGCTACGGAAACATCTCCTGGTGGGGGAATTTCGGCGAATACGGGTTCCTGACCAAGCTGCGCTCCGAACAGCTGAGGGACATCGGACCCTCCCTCAGCGCCACCTCGGCTTTTGCCCTCCTGCAGGGAGTGGAGACGCTGGCGCAGCGGCTGGATGAGCACCTGCGCAACGCCCAGGCGGTGGCTGAATGGCTGGACGCGGATCCCCGGGTGTCCTGGGTCAGTTACGCAGGACTGCCCTCACATCCGCATTACGAGCGGGCCCGGAAGTATCTGCCCAAGGGACCCGGATCGGTATTCAGCTTCGGCGTCCGGGGCGGACGTGCCGCGGGGCAGGCGTTCATCGAGGCGCTCCAGCTGGCCTCGCATCTGGCGAACGTGGGCGATTCCCGCACGCTCGTGATCCATCCCGGGTCCACCACGCACCAACAGCTCTCGCCGGAGCAGCTTCGCAGTGCAGGAGTACCCGAGGACCTGATCCGGATTTCCGTGGGCCTTGAGGACCTGGAGGACATTCTCTGGGACCTGGACCAGGCATTGTCGGTGGCCTGCGGGGGCGCAGGCAGCCGGAGAGTTTCCACCGCCGCACCCGCCCTCGAGGAGGCCGCCCATGTCCGCTGA
- the acs gene encoding acetate--CoA ligase, translated as MGLTPALATVETSPEPVTETERIAFWEAAARRLQWEEPWQTAHTFHRPQRISGPEVPEAEADYTVPSIEWFAGGRLNAAVNCVDRHVAAGHGSRVALHFEGEPGDRRSVTYAELLQQVCRAANALQALGVGAGDRVVIYLPVLVETIVITLACARIGAVHSLVFGGFSAEALKFRVRDTGAKLLVTTDGQYRRGRAVPVKDNADAAVAGADSVEHVLVIRRTGSPVRWVHGRDVWWHESVDMASDVHEAAAFDAETPLFIMYTSGTTGRPKGLVHTTGGYLTQAAQSYDYLFSHPDPAQRSADVHWCTADLAWVTAHTYEIYGPLANGATQVIFEGTPDTPHPGRHLEIIERYGVTSYYTAPTLVRSLMGWFPDGVPPHYDLSSIRLLGTVGEAVNPEAWRWFREQFGRGGVPVLDTWWQSETGAAILTPRPTDRTFKPGCASRPMPGIGTRVVDGDGAPVPPNTPGFIVVDRLGPGMARTVWGNPQRYLESYWRQYARQGWFLAGDGARSDDDGDTWILGRVDDVLNVSGHRLSTIEIESALVSHPWVVEAGVCPVADPRTGHAVVAFVVLTGAAEAARAGDVLRAHVAREIGPIARPAAVVVVPDVPKTRSGKILRRLLSELFEGAPLGDTSSLQNEPCIEPIRAVCAARRGGTA; from the coding sequence ATGGGCCTGACCCCTGCACTTGCCACCGTGGAAACCTCTCCGGAGCCCGTCACCGAAACCGAACGTATTGCCTTCTGGGAGGCCGCGGCCCGCCGCCTGCAGTGGGAGGAACCCTGGCAGACCGCCCATACCTTCCACCGGCCGCAGCGGATCAGCGGCCCGGAAGTTCCGGAAGCAGAGGCGGATTACACCGTTCCGAGTATCGAGTGGTTTGCCGGGGGCCGCCTGAATGCCGCCGTGAACTGCGTGGACCGGCACGTGGCAGCCGGGCACGGCAGCCGGGTTGCCCTGCACTTCGAGGGCGAACCCGGAGACCGCCGCTCCGTGACCTACGCCGAACTGCTGCAGCAGGTCTGCCGCGCCGCCAACGCCCTGCAGGCCCTGGGCGTAGGAGCCGGGGACCGGGTGGTGATCTACCTGCCGGTCCTCGTCGAGACAATTGTCATCACCCTGGCCTGCGCACGGATCGGGGCAGTGCACTCGCTGGTGTTCGGCGGGTTCTCCGCCGAGGCGCTGAAATTCCGCGTCCGGGACACCGGTGCGAAGCTGCTGGTCACCACGGACGGACAGTACCGACGCGGCCGCGCCGTACCCGTGAAGGACAACGCGGATGCCGCCGTCGCCGGTGCCGACTCCGTTGAGCACGTCCTGGTGATCCGCCGGACCGGATCTCCGGTCCGCTGGGTGCACGGCCGCGATGTGTGGTGGCACGAGAGCGTGGACATGGCGTCGGACGTTCATGAAGCCGCCGCGTTCGACGCCGAGACGCCGCTGTTCATCATGTACACCTCCGGCACCACCGGCCGGCCGAAGGGCCTGGTCCACACCACCGGCGGCTACCTGACCCAGGCCGCACAGAGCTACGACTACCTCTTCAGCCATCCGGACCCCGCCCAGCGGTCAGCGGACGTGCACTGGTGCACCGCGGACCTGGCGTGGGTCACGGCGCACACCTATGAGATCTACGGACCGCTCGCCAACGGCGCCACCCAGGTGATCTTCGAAGGCACCCCGGACACCCCGCACCCGGGCCGGCACCTGGAAATCATCGAACGCTACGGGGTGACCAGCTACTACACCGCCCCCACCCTGGTTCGGTCCCTGATGGGGTGGTTTCCCGACGGCGTCCCGCCGCACTATGACCTCTCCTCGATCCGCCTGCTCGGCACCGTCGGCGAGGCCGTGAACCCGGAGGCCTGGCGCTGGTTCCGGGAGCAGTTCGGCCGGGGCGGGGTTCCGGTGCTGGATACCTGGTGGCAGTCCGAAACGGGTGCTGCCATCCTCACCCCGCGGCCCACCGACCGCACGTTCAAACCCGGCTGCGCCTCTCGCCCCATGCCCGGCATCGGCACCCGGGTAGTGGACGGCGACGGGGCCCCGGTCCCGCCGAATACCCCGGGCTTCATTGTGGTGGACCGGCTGGGACCCGGCATGGCCCGCACGGTTTGGGGCAACCCGCAGCGCTATCTGGAGTCCTACTGGCGGCAGTACGCACGGCAGGGATGGTTCCTGGCGGGCGACGGCGCCCGGTCCGACGACGACGGCGACACCTGGATCCTGGGGCGGGTGGACGACGTGCTGAATGTTTCCGGGCACCGGCTCTCCACCATCGAAATCGAATCTGCCCTGGTCTCCCACCCCTGGGTGGTCGAAGCCGGCGTCTGCCCGGTTGCCGATCCCCGCACCGGGCACGCAGTCGTTGCCTTCGTGGTGCTGACGGGGGCAGCGGAGGCCGCACGCGCCGGCGACGTGCTGCGGGCACACGTGGCCCGGGAGATCGGACCGATCGCCCGGCCCGCCGCCGTCGTCGTGGTTCCCGATGTGCCCAAGACGCGCTCCGGAAAGATCCTGCGCCGCCTGCTGTCCGAGCTGTTTGAGGGCGCACCGCTCGGCGACACCAGCAGCCTCCAGAACGAGCCGTGCATCGAGCCGATCAGGGCCGTTTGCGCGGCGCGGCGCGGAGGGACGGCCTAA
- a CDS encoding ABC transporter permease: MSTPATSPAPARTRKASLRTPEAAAKAAWPDRPIPRLGLGLFVPVLLLAAWQLTSTTGVFSPVQLPSPGAVYNAAADLVQRGQLGLHIAISTQRVLTGFAIGSALGLILGALLGLSRLADALLGPAIGALRAVPSLAWVPLLILWMKIGEDSKITLITIGAFFPVFTTVALALRHVDRNLVEAARAFGLRGVKLLATVQLPAVVPAVFSGLRLALAQSWLFLVAAELIASSMGLGFLLMDSQNNGRTDRMFLAIITLAVIGKATDALLGIAERKAVRKWA, translated from the coding sequence ATGAGCACCCCGGCCACATCCCCGGCCCCGGCCCGCACCCGCAAAGCGTCCCTTCGAACGCCGGAAGCAGCTGCTAAGGCCGCCTGGCCGGACCGACCGATCCCCCGGCTCGGACTGGGCCTGTTCGTCCCGGTGCTGCTGCTCGCGGCCTGGCAGCTCACCTCAACCACCGGAGTCTTCAGCCCCGTGCAGCTTCCCTCCCCCGGCGCCGTGTACAACGCCGCGGCGGACCTGGTGCAGCGCGGCCAACTGGGCCTCCATATCGCCATCTCCACCCAGCGGGTGCTGACCGGCTTTGCCATCGGTTCCGCCCTGGGACTGATCCTTGGCGCCCTGCTGGGCCTGTCCCGGCTGGCCGATGCCCTGCTGGGCCCGGCCATCGGAGCCCTCCGGGCGGTTCCGTCCCTGGCGTGGGTACCGCTGCTGATCCTCTGGATGAAAATCGGCGAGGATTCCAAGATCACGCTGATCACCATCGGCGCGTTCTTTCCGGTCTTCACCACCGTTGCGCTGGCACTGCGCCACGTGGACCGGAACCTGGTGGAGGCAGCCCGCGCCTTCGGGCTCCGCGGCGTGAAGCTGCTGGCCACCGTGCAGTTGCCGGCGGTGGTACCGGCCGTCTTCTCCGGCCTGCGGCTCGCGCTCGCCCAATCCTGGCTGTTCCTGGTTGCGGCGGAACTGATTGCGTCCTCGATGGGACTCGGCTTCCTGCTGATGGACTCGCAGAACAACGGCCGGACCGACCGCATGTTCCTGGCCATCATCACTCTGGCCGTTATCGGCAAAGCCACCGATGCCCTGCTGGGAATCGCGGAGCGAAAGGCGGTCCGGAAATGGGCCTGA
- a CDS encoding aliphatic sulfonate ABC transporter substrate-binding protein has product MLAAVAAAAALTLTGCVAGEDTTGVSAVEDADGGTLTLDFATYNPLSLIIKDQGWLEDALADDGVTVEWVQSAGSNKANENLRSGAIDVGSTAGSAALLNRANGSPIKVIDVFSQPEWSALVVGPDSGISSVADLAGKSVAATKGTDPYFFLVQALDEAGLALSDITVEQLQHADGRAALENGSVDAWAGLDPIMAGAEQNGSRLAYRNLDFNTYGLLAANESFLSEDPEQAQAVVNAYEKARAWAAANPDETAQILADVAGLDPAVAKTVIGERSNLDVDPAPGEAQRSVLAKIGPTLVETGDVASQEQVDDALASLLDDSYVRNADPDSLGASS; this is encoded by the coding sequence ATGCTCGCCGCCGTCGCAGCTGCCGCCGCGCTCACCCTCACCGGATGCGTTGCCGGGGAAGACACCACCGGCGTCTCCGCCGTAGAGGACGCCGACGGCGGGACGCTCACGCTCGACTTCGCCACGTATAACCCGCTGAGCCTGATCATCAAGGACCAGGGCTGGCTGGAGGACGCTTTGGCCGATGACGGGGTCACCGTGGAATGGGTCCAGTCCGCCGGCTCCAACAAGGCCAATGAGAACCTGCGTTCGGGTGCGATCGACGTCGGCTCCACCGCTGGTTCGGCCGCCTTGCTCAACCGGGCCAACGGCTCCCCGATCAAGGTGATTGACGTCTTCTCCCAGCCCGAATGGTCGGCCCTGGTGGTCGGTCCCGATTCAGGTATCAGCTCGGTAGCCGATCTGGCCGGCAAATCGGTGGCCGCAACCAAGGGCACCGATCCCTACTTCTTCCTGGTCCAGGCGCTGGACGAGGCGGGGCTGGCCCTCTCCGACATCACCGTGGAGCAGTTGCAGCATGCCGACGGCCGCGCTGCACTGGAGAACGGGTCGGTGGATGCCTGGGCCGGACTGGATCCGATCATGGCCGGAGCCGAGCAGAACGGTTCCCGGCTGGCCTACCGCAATCTGGACTTCAATACCTACGGGCTCCTCGCAGCGAACGAGTCCTTCCTGTCGGAAGACCCCGAGCAGGCGCAGGCCGTGGTCAACGCGTACGAAAAGGCCCGTGCCTGGGCAGCAGCAAATCCCGATGAAACCGCGCAGATCCTGGCCGACGTGGCCGGGCTGGACCCCGCCGTCGCCAAAACGGTGATCGGCGAGCGCAGCAACCTGGATGTGGATCCCGCACCCGGTGAAGCCCAGCGCAGCGTCCTGGCGAAGATCGGTCCCACCCTGGTGGAGACCGGTGACGTGGCCAGCCAGGAGCAGGTCGACGATGCCCTGGCCAGCCTCCTGGATGACTCCTATGTCCGGAACGCGGATCCGGACTCCCTCGGAGCCTCCTCATGA
- a CDS encoding ABC transporter ATP-binding protein, protein MTAVLPPSTSTPPTRTGQPAPTGAALPVRFAGLSRSFGTGPDEHVVLRDITFDIHPGEVLAILGPSGCGKSTLLRAAAGLDLPTSGSVLIDGSTVNGIDDRCAVAFQEPRLLPWQTLQANIAIGLPKSASASRGKAKVAELLDLVGLSAFAKHRPRAVSGGMAQRTSLARALAREPGVLLLDEPFGALDALTRLKMQDLLLTLHRAAPATVLLVTHDVDEALQLADRIIVLGPEDTAPGATITEVVTVPGRRPRDRASAELARMRGELLALLGVDRH, encoded by the coding sequence ATGACTGCAGTATTGCCCCCTTCCACGTCCACCCCGCCTACGCGCACCGGACAGCCCGCCCCCACCGGGGCCGCCCTGCCGGTTCGATTCGCCGGGCTCAGCCGCAGTTTCGGCACCGGCCCGGATGAACACGTTGTCCTGCGGGACATTACCTTCGACATCCATCCCGGCGAGGTGCTGGCCATCCTCGGCCCCAGCGGCTGCGGCAAGTCCACGCTGCTGCGTGCAGCCGCCGGCCTTGATCTTCCGACGTCCGGCAGTGTCCTGATTGACGGCAGTACCGTCAACGGAATCGATGACCGCTGCGCCGTCGCCTTCCAGGAACCGCGGCTGCTGCCGTGGCAGACGCTGCAGGCCAACATTGCGATCGGACTCCCGAAGTCCGCGAGCGCCAGCCGGGGGAAGGCCAAGGTTGCCGAGCTCCTGGACCTGGTAGGCCTGTCCGCCTTCGCCAAGCACCGGCCGCGGGCGGTTTCCGGTGGCATGGCCCAGCGGACTTCCCTGGCCCGTGCCCTCGCCCGGGAGCCCGGCGTTTTGCTGCTCGATGAACCCTTTGGCGCCCTGGACGCGCTGACCCGGCTGAAAATGCAGGACCTGCTGCTCACCCTGCACCGGGCGGCGCCTGCCACCGTGCTGCTGGTGACCCATGACGTAGATGAAGCCCTGCAGCTGGCGGACCGCATCATTGTCCTCGGCCCCGAGGACACTGCTCCCGGCGCCACCATCACCGAGGTTGTCACCGTCCCCGGCCGCCGGCCTCGGGACCGCGCCTCGGCGGAGCTGGCCCGAATGCGCGGCGAGCTCCTCGCCCTGCTCGGCGTAGACCGCCACTAG
- a CDS encoding alpha/beta fold hydrolase — translation MESASGASGIVMSADGTPIAWSRQGSGPPLAIVGPLLAHRSSPATVVLADALSKNHTVYTYDRRGIGESGMGEEYTAESDVDDLLAVLQVAGGTTDLYGFDEGAFLALRAAEESTVVSRVVALEPTLSLADGEDELMVLQTEIEGLAGVRIPVLVMAGSSSGEDTQDLARQTADALDSGEFLLLESDSGGVPNAALTDAIESFLG, via the coding sequence ATGGAATCAGCTTCGGGTGCCTCCGGAATCGTGATGTCCGCCGATGGAACGCCCATTGCGTGGTCCCGGCAAGGCAGCGGCCCACCGTTGGCGATCGTGGGACCCCTGCTGGCGCACCGCAGCAGTCCCGCGACGGTGGTCCTGGCGGACGCCCTCTCGAAAAACCACACGGTCTACACCTATGACCGCCGGGGCATCGGGGAAAGCGGCATGGGCGAGGAATACACCGCGGAATCGGACGTTGACGACCTGCTGGCTGTCCTCCAGGTGGCGGGAGGAACAACCGACCTTTACGGGTTCGATGAAGGGGCGTTCCTGGCCCTAAGGGCCGCGGAGGAATCCACGGTGGTCAGCCGGGTGGTGGCCCTGGAACCCACCCTGTCCCTCGCTGACGGGGAGGACGAACTGATGGTCCTGCAGACCGAGATCGAGGGCCTCGCCGGTGTCCGGATCCCCGTTCTGGTTATGGCCGGCAGCAGCAGCGGCGAGGATACCCAGGACCTGGCGCGGCAGACCGCGGACGCCTTGGACTCCGGGGAGTTCCTGCTGCTGGAATCGGATAGCGGCGGCGTTCCCAACGCGGCCCTGACCGATGCCATCGAGTCTTTCCTGGGCTAG